The genomic region GTCCAACGCCCAGCTGCTGATCGGCCGGCCGCTGCCGGCCGGAATGCGGGCCGGGGTACGCGAGGAACTGCTGTCCGTGCCGCACATCGTCGAGGTGGTGGAGCTGACCACGCTGATCCAGGGGCCGTCGGAGATGCTGATCGCGGCGAAGATCGACTTCCGGGACGCGTCGACGGCCGCGCAGATCGAGTGGGCGTGCGAGGAGGCGGAGCAGCAGCTGCGGGAGCGCTACCCGTCGATCCGGCGGGTGTACCTGGATCCGACACCGGGGCGCGCGCAGCGCTCGGCGGCGCGCTCCGGCGGCTGAGCCGGGCGCGGCCGGCTCGGGCCACTGTCTGCTACGGGCCAGAATCAGCCAGAGGTGGGTCCTGCGGAGTATTCGGTGGCGAGATCCGCCCGGACACGGCAGCTTCCGGCCCGTCCACCGCCCCCACCCGGTGATCAACCTTACTCACTGCCACGGCGCAGAGCGTCCGACGTGAGGACCGCACACCGCTCCGCCGCATGTGCGGCCGCGCGCCGCGGCCGTCCCCGTGCGGCACAGTCCGTCAAATGGTGATGTTTCAGTTGAGTGTGGCCAACTGGTGAACCCACATTCTGCCCATTTACCTTTTTACCTTTCATGTCAATTTTTGAATACCTCGGTGCTGATTGAAATTATCCGAGGGCTCGAATTCCAGCCATGATCAGCGGATTTATTGCATCTGCGCCCAGGAACCGATGTCCTTCTCAGGGTTGCCTCAACTAGCCCTGTCCGCGCGCGGGCAGGCGCATCCCCCATCCACTGAGGACCTTTGTGATGACGCACATATCGGAGGCCGGTCCCTGGGTGCTGGCGCTGGCCATGACGGCCGTCGCCCTCACCCTGGCGCTCCTCCACCTCCGCATGCGCCGGTCGAACGCGGCACTGCGCGCCGAGGTTCGTAACGAAGCGCGGGCCGCGGCCGGCAAGTACCAGGCGCTGGAGGCCAACGCGCGGTCCAGCGCACAGGCGGCGGCCGCCGCCTCGGAGACCCGCTACCAGTCCATGGAGACCGCTCTTCTCGCCGAGGTGCGGGACGCCGAGCACGCCAGACTCGACGCCGAGCAGCAGAGCGGCCGGACAGTCGGGGAGCTGGCGCACTTCGTCGACACCCGGCTGCCGGCCCTCGTCACACACCTGAGACACCGTCATGTCCCGGTCCCCGGAACGAAGGACCCGGCGCTCACCCACACCGAGATCGGGGCCCTCCTGGAACGGGCCCTGAATCAGGTCGCGCAGGTCATCGTGGACACCGAACAGCGGGTCGACGCCGGCGCCCAGGCCGTGCTCCGGGCCACCACGGCCGAGATCCAGGCCAAGTCCTACCGCCTCCAGGAGATGATCGAGGAGGCGCAGTTCACCTTCGACGATCCGGAGATCGCGAAGCGGCTGGTGTCGATGGACCGCACGAACGAGGAGAATCTCCGGCAGATCCAGGCGACCGGAGTGCTCTGCGGGGCGTGGCCGGGGCTGACGCGGGACGACTCCCACCTGGGTGACATCGTTGCCGGAGCCCAGTCCCGCATCGCGGGCTACCAGCGCGTCCAGATCACCAGCCAGCTCTCCGACCCGGTCGGGGTGGTGGCCCGGGCGGTGGAGCCGCTCGCCGTGATCGTCGCCGAGCTGCTCTCCAACGCGGTGCACCACACTCCTCAGGGCACGCGTCCCGTCGACGTGAGCCTGCATCAGGTGCAGGCGGGGGCGTGCGTCGTGATCGACGACCCCGGCGTGGGCATGACGGACGAGGAGCGTGAGTTCGCCGCCCGCATGCTGTCCAGTCAGCAAGGCGTCCTGCTGACCCATCTGGGAGATCCGCCGCGTGCGGGGTTCGCCACGATAGGCCGTCTTGTGCAGCAGTTCGGATTCACCGTCACGGTGGACAAGCCCTCGTCGTACGGCGGCGTCCGAGCCGTGGCGTTCATTCCCGATCACCTGCTGATGCTGATGGATGAGGTGGCCCAGCCCATGTCGGCCATGTCCCCCGCCCTGCGCAAGCCGGAGCCGCCCAGGCAGGAGAGCCCCGCGCCGTCACCGGCCGCCGGGCCCGCCGGCGCGATCGAACTGCCGCGGCGGCGACGCCAGCGGGCCGCTCAGGACACGGACCGGCCCGCTCAGCAGGGCCCTGACCCGGCTCCCGCGATCAGCCCTGACCAGGCGGCCCAGACGTGGGGCGCCTGGCAGACCGGCACCATGCGCGGATTCGAGGACGCGCACACCGACCAGGAAGAAGGCACGCAGCCATGACCGTCGTTCCCAAGCGCCCCCTTCTCAGGGACATGTCCTGGGTGCTCACCCCGCTTCTGGAGGTGCCGGGGGTCGTGCACGCCTTGGTCCTGTCCGGAGACGGGATGATCCAGGGCGCCACCCAGGCCCTCACCCGGGAGGCCGGGGAGGGCGCCTCCGCCATGGCGTCGGCCGTCCAGGGGGCATGCAAGGAGCTGGTCAGGAAACTGGCGGGGCAGGAGGAGAGCCCCGTACTGCACCAGGTGGTGGTGAGCACGAACTACGGGTTCGCCTTCCTGATCCCCGCGGGCGACAACACGGTCATGGCGGTCTTCGCGCAGCCGACCGTGGACATGGGCGTCATCGCCCACGCCATGCAGGTGCAGGTCTCGAAGCTCGGCGACAAGGTGATGAACTCACCTGCTCGGGCCCGGGGATGACGCCGGCGCCCCGCCGGCGGCTCGTGCCGTCGTTCCTCGCCACCGACAGCGTCCAGCCGACGCGCAACACGCTGGACCGTCTGACCCTGCTGTCGTCCACCGGCGTCACCGCCGCGGACGACCTGAC from Streptomyces sp. QL37 harbors:
- a CDS encoding ATP-binding protein, with product MTHISEAGPWVLALAMTAVALTLALLHLRMRRSNAALRAEVRNEARAAAGKYQALEANARSSAQAAAAASETRYQSMETALLAEVRDAEHARLDAEQQSGRTVGELAHFVDTRLPALVTHLRHRHVPVPGTKDPALTHTEIGALLERALNQVAQVIVDTEQRVDAGAQAVLRATTAEIQAKSYRLQEMIEEAQFTFDDPEIAKRLVSMDRTNEENLRQIQATGVLCGAWPGLTRDDSHLGDIVAGAQSRIAGYQRVQITSQLSDPVGVVARAVEPLAVIVAELLSNAVHHTPQGTRPVDVSLHQVQAGACVVIDDPGVGMTDEEREFAARMLSSQQGVLLTHLGDPPRAGFATIGRLVQQFGFTVTVDKPSSYGGVRAVAFIPDHLLMLMDEVAQPMSAMSPALRKPEPPRQESPAPSPAAGPAGAIELPRRRRQRAAQDTDRPAQQGPDPAPAISPDQAAQTWGAWQTGTMRGFEDAHTDQEEGTQP
- a CDS encoding roadblock/LC7 domain-containing protein, which codes for MTVVPKRPLLRDMSWVLTPLLEVPGVVHALVLSGDGMIQGATQALTREAGEGASAMASAVQGACKELVRKLAGQEESPVLHQVVVSTNYGFAFLIPAGDNTVMAVFAQPTVDMGVIAHAMQVQVSKLGDKVMNSPARARG